The following proteins come from a genomic window of Nicotiana tomentosiformis chromosome 12, ASM39032v3, whole genome shotgun sequence:
- the LOC138902367 gene encoding uncharacterized protein — MIRAETLGWKDGMDRLATEKKTARAQLSSVENQLQSIKEKNSVQARKIEELEARLASELAKAKSDAERAKANADAFVAVYQADAKVAQVQGREAAETANTRAHWVAEHSICRSRRETLEEIHARGFDLTEEIKRAKEIEADAEALASDDDDDDDDGDYGRKSGSESGEEPNGEETAPGDNQET; from the coding sequence atgataagggcggagaccttaggatggaaagatggcatggaccgTCTTGCCACAGAAAAaaaaactgctcgagcccaattatcatcggtcgaaaaccaacttcaaagcaTAAAGGAGAAGaactcggttcaagcaagaaaaatagaggagctcgaggctcggttggcctccgaacttgccaaggccaaatcagACGCCGAAAGAGCAAAGGCCAATGCGGATGCATTTGTGGCCGTCTATCAGGCCGATGCTAAAGTTGCTCAGGTACAAggaagagaggcagccgagaccgctaacactcgagcacattgggttgctgaacatTCTAtatgccgatctcggagggagaccctagaagagatccatgctcgaggtttcgatctcaccgaagagataaaaagggctaaagagatTGAAGcagatgctgaagccttggcttccgatgatgatgatgatgatgatgatggtgattATGGGAGAaagagtgggtccgagagcggggaggagcccaatggagaagagaccgcccccggagataaccaagaaacttaa